A window of Fictibacillus halophilus contains these coding sequences:
- a CDS encoding PAS domain S-box protein — translation METSDGQLLGDSLFINQMKTYANQFEHSETPFLIQKDRIWVYVNPAARKILEAEEDIIGQPIWNNLPNELHSLVEERIQTCDSGIAPKPSEQTWITQKGNRIQLEVIGFPLLFSTHATQIIIRNLTQQHLEKKETLDHLKLITENMIDIIGIVSHEGIFTYLTPSYFWVTGYTQSEAIGTTPFNLVHPEDRDRVIQEFSRMILEHVPLTIEYRYLKKDGVYIWLESKGTPISHKDNLSAIVASRDITKRKEAEAALRKNEFKHRIILDHSNDLICSVDPDGNYLYASLSYKNILGIEPNSLIGTNALNCVHLEDHDTVEKYIKLVASLENPLPLIYRKMHASGHSVLLEGKGMPMVSDEGDIEGIVFISRDITEKKKADEYIRNSEKLAVLGELAAGVAHEIRNPLTSIKGLFSLMKNSEIDQNKIHLYNDVICDELHRIESIVNEFMALAKPDATQYMKNVNIIQLLQDTVMLLTSEANLYNVEIRLLFKEKDLFVSCEKNQIKQVFINVIKNAIEAMNDGGILTIAIEETADQKVKLIFVDNGIGIEEERLKSIGVPFFTNKEKGIGLGLTVSNKIITEHKGHLKVESYPGKGTTVSITLRKTE, via the coding sequence GATCGAATCTGGGTTTATGTAAACCCTGCAGCGAGAAAGATTTTAGAGGCTGAAGAAGATATAATCGGTCAGCCGATATGGAACAACCTCCCTAATGAATTGCATTCCTTAGTGGAGGAAAGAATTCAAACATGCGACAGTGGTATTGCCCCTAAACCTAGTGAACAAACATGGATTACCCAAAAGGGTAATCGTATTCAATTAGAAGTAATCGGATTCCCTCTTTTGTTCTCAACACACGCCACACAAATTATTATTCGTAATTTAACTCAGCAGCACCTTGAAAAGAAAGAGACTCTTGATCATTTAAAGCTTATAACTGAAAATATGATAGATATTATAGGGATTGTTAGTCATGAAGGAATCTTTACCTATTTAACACCATCCTATTTTTGGGTAACTGGTTATACTCAAAGTGAAGCTATAGGTACCACTCCATTTAACCTTGTGCATCCTGAAGATAGAGATAGAGTGATACAAGAATTTTCCCGAATGATTTTAGAACATGTACCTCTTACGATTGAATACAGATACTTGAAGAAAGATGGCGTTTATATTTGGTTGGAGTCGAAAGGGACGCCTATCAGTCATAAAGACAACCTTTCTGCAATAGTTGCGTCTCGAGACATTACTAAAAGAAAAGAAGCAGAAGCTGCTTTACGAAAGAATGAGTTTAAGCATCGTATTATTCTTGATCACAGCAATGATTTAATCTGTTCAGTTGATCCTGATGGAAACTATTTATACGCTTCACTTTCTTATAAGAACATTTTAGGAATCGAACCAAACTCACTAATCGGTACTAACGCTTTGAACTGTGTCCATTTGGAAGATCATGATACCGTAGAGAAATATATAAAATTAGTTGCATCACTAGAAAACCCACTTCCTCTTATTTATCGAAAGATGCATGCTTCAGGTCATTCTGTCTTATTAGAAGGTAAGGGAATGCCCATGGTGTCTGATGAAGGGGACATCGAGGGAATCGTATTTATCTCTAGAGACATCACAGAAAAGAAAAAAGCAGATGAATATATACGAAATAGTGAAAAACTTGCAGTGTTAGGAGAGCTAGCAGCAGGTGTTGCCCATGAAATTAGAAATCCACTCACTTCCATAAAAGGTTTATTTTCTTTAATGAAAAACAGTGAAATCGATCAAAACAAGATTCATTTATACAATGACGTAATCTGTGATGAACTTCATAGGATTGAATCCATAGTGAATGAGTTTATGGCATTAGCGAAACCAGACGCTACTCAATATATGAAGAACGTCAACATTATTCAACTTTTGCAAGACACTGTTATGTTATTAACGTCTGAAGCTAATTTGTATAATGTAGAGATTCGTCTATTGTTTAAAGAGAAAGACCTTTTTGTCTCTTGTGAAAAGAACCAGATTAAACAAGTATTTATTAATGTAATAAAAAATGCGATTGAAGCTATGAATGATGGAGGAATCCTTACGATAGCTATTGAAGAAACAGCTGACCAAAAAGTAAAACTTATCTTCGTTGACAATGGAATTGGAATAGAAGAAGAGAGATTAAAGAGCATTGGCGTTCCTTTCTTCACCAATAAAGAAAAGGGAATTGGGCTCGGTCTGACGGTTAGCAATAAAATTATTACAGAGCACAAAGGACATTTGAAAGTAGAAAGCTACCCTGGTAAAGGCACAACCGTATCCATTACATTACGAAAAACGGAATAA
- a CDS encoding alkaline phosphatase D family protein → MDERPMDEWIKKLTEDSLKKNKLNRRTFLSGAGKIAGISLGLTIAQSLGSYEVNAAPTFRNYPFTLGVASGDPLADSVVLWTRLAPDPLNGGGMPNQAVPVKWEIAEDERFKKVVQKGTELARPNLAHSVHVEVDGLKPNHVYFYRFKSGYEFSPVGRTKTLPRKGANVKSMTFAFASCQQYEHGFFTAYQHMSEEELDFVVHLGDYIYEYGPNEYVSPSGNVRTHSGPEIMTLEDYRNRHAQYRTDGNLKAAHAAFPWVVTWDDHEVENNYANMIPEKGQSVEAFVKRRAAGYQAYYEHMPLRRSSLPHGADMLLYRDFTYGNLAMFNVMDTRQYRDDQANGDGSKPPTSESQDPNRTLTGQEQERWLLRNLENSKTHWNVLAQQVFFAQRNYGTADAPRLSMDSWDGYTASRDRITNFIQSKSLNNVIVLTGDVHASWACDLKSNYDDSASNVIGAEFVGTSITSGGNGADKRSDTDKILGLNPHIKFFNDYRGYVRCTVTPEEWRADYRVVPFVTSPGAAISTRASFVYQKDQNGLQQVGAAKVAEGVKVSREVEEDRNRAHGKAHEKQMKKFGVEATQ, encoded by the coding sequence ATGGATGAAAGACCGATGGATGAATGGATTAAGAAGCTTACGGAAGACAGCTTAAAAAAAAACAAACTGAATCGCAGAACTTTTCTCTCGGGTGCCGGAAAAATTGCAGGAATTTCACTGGGACTCACCATTGCTCAGTCGCTAGGCAGCTACGAAGTAAACGCGGCACCAACATTTAGAAATTATCCGTTTACGTTAGGTGTAGCATCAGGTGACCCGTTAGCAGACAGTGTTGTTCTATGGACAAGATTAGCACCAGATCCATTGAATGGCGGAGGGATGCCAAATCAAGCTGTACCTGTAAAATGGGAGATCGCAGAAGATGAACGATTCAAAAAGGTTGTTCAGAAGGGAACAGAACTAGCACGTCCTAATTTAGCGCACTCTGTTCATGTTGAAGTAGATGGACTTAAACCCAACCATGTATACTTTTATCGGTTTAAAAGCGGATATGAGTTCAGTCCTGTAGGAAGAACGAAGACACTCCCTAGAAAAGGTGCGAATGTGAAAAGTATGACTTTTGCATTTGCATCTTGTCAGCAATATGAACATGGTTTCTTTACGGCATATCAGCATATGTCAGAGGAAGAGTTAGATTTTGTTGTTCATCTTGGCGACTACATATATGAATACGGACCTAATGAATATGTATCACCATCCGGCAATGTTAGAACGCATAGCGGTCCAGAGATTATGACACTCGAAGACTATCGAAACAGACATGCTCAGTATCGTACTGATGGCAATTTAAAAGCAGCTCATGCAGCATTTCCTTGGGTGGTAACGTGGGATGATCATGAAGTGGAGAACAACTATGCAAACATGATTCCTGAAAAAGGACAGTCTGTTGAAGCATTTGTCAAACGTCGTGCTGCGGGTTATCAAGCGTATTATGAGCACATGCCACTTCGCCGATCTTCCTTACCACATGGAGCTGACATGCTGCTCTATCGAGATTTCACTTATGGAAACTTGGCGATGTTCAACGTAATGGATACACGACAATATCGTGATGATCAAGCAAACGGAGATGGCAGTAAGCCTCCAACTTCAGAATCTCAAGATCCGAACCGTACATTGACAGGGCAAGAGCAGGAAAGATGGCTGCTCCGTAATCTAGAAAACTCAAAAACCCATTGGAACGTTCTTGCTCAACAAGTATTCTTCGCTCAGCGTAACTATGGAACGGCTGACGCGCCTCGCTTGAGCATGGATTCATGGGACGGATATACTGCATCCCGCGATCGTATCACAAATTTTATACAATCAAAAAGTTTAAATAATGTGATCGTACTGACTGGTGATGTTCATGCAAGCTGGGCGTGTGATTTAAAGAGTAATTATGATGATTCAGCATCAAATGTAATTGGAGCTGAATTTGTTGGAACATCCATTACATCCGGTGGGAATGGTGCCGATAAACGTTCTGATACAGATAAGATATTAGGATTGAATCCTCATATTAAATTCTTCAACGATTATCGAGGCTATGTTCGATGTACGGTTACTCCTGAAGAGTGGCGAGCTGATTATCGAGTCGTCCCGTTTGTAACGTCACCAGGTGCTGCTATCTCAACGCGTGCTTCATTTGTCTACCAAAAAGATCAGAATGGTCTGCAACAGGTGGGGGCAGCGAAGGTTGCAGAAGGAGTTAAGGTATCTCGCGAAGTAGAAGAAGATCGAAACCGTGCTCATGGTAAAGCGCATGAGAAGCAGATGAAGAAATTCGGTGTAGAAGCTACTCAATAA
- a CDS encoding metallophosphoesterase family protein translates to MTNSFDEQHPDQKSKITRRTFIERTTKVAGLSLGLTFINPMSSLDVLADRGKKMSRKKPILVFPVVSDVHMNETSDQTFNKLKETLKQLNQLVPKQDAFAVVGDLTDNGLVPEYEKFKTAYEANKQSKAVSLIAIGNHDYWNGLPEADAQRRFLEVTKMPAIYYHKIIKGYHFIVLGTEDGVTEGTFSVKQIKWMSEKLKQAHTDD, encoded by the coding sequence ATGACGAATTCCTTTGATGAACAGCACCCAGACCAAAAATCTAAGATTACGCGTAGAACATTTATTGAACGCACAACAAAGGTAGCGGGACTTTCCCTAGGGTTAACTTTTATAAATCCAATGAGCTCACTAGATGTGCTAGCTGATCGTGGTAAAAAAATGAGTCGTAAGAAGCCAATACTTGTTTTTCCTGTTGTCAGTGATGTACATATGAATGAAACGTCAGATCAAACCTTCAATAAACTTAAAGAGACTCTCAAACAATTAAACCAACTTGTTCCTAAGCAAGATGCATTTGCTGTTGTAGGCGACTTAACAGACAATGGTCTAGTACCGGAATATGAGAAGTTCAAAACGGCTTATGAAGCAAATAAACAATCAAAAGCTGTTTCGCTGATCGCAATCGGAAACCATGATTATTGGAACGGTTTACCAGAGGCTGATGCTCAAAGGCGCTTTTTAGAAGTAACTAAAATGCCCGCAATCTACTATCACAAGATTATCAAAGGGTATCATTTTATTGTGCTTGGGACTGAGGATGGGGTGACAGAGGGTACGTTCTCTGTTAAACAAATCAAATGGATGTCTGAAAAGTTAAAGCAAGCACATACCGATGATTAG
- a CDS encoding DNA topoisomerase III, with protein sequence MKQLILAEKPSVARDLARVLGCKQQNKSYIEGPKHIVTWALGHLVELKMPEDYDKQYKQWRLEDLPIIPKHMGLKVIRQVSHQFRAIEQLAKRKDISELVIATDAGREGELVARWIMEKVRWQKPVKRLWISSQTDKAIRDGFNQLKPAKQYDNLYQSAVCRSEADWLIGLNVTRALTTKYNDPLSAGRVQTPTLAMILEREQEINSFQPKDFWTIDATIGMLKASWEHNGEKRLFDEKKATDIVSKVKGQQATVSSLQKKEKTEAHPMPYDLTELQRDANRRFGFSAKKTSSVLQKLYEQYKLVTYPRTDSRYLTKDMENTMYDRLQGMSSGYREEVQPLLKQKGNVVAKKVFNDSKVTDHHAIIPTDEPLHLGDLDNDERKLYDLIARRFLALFYPAYRSETLTATLNVAGETFMARETLVLDPGFKVLSGKEEESPRALAHLKEGQSLSVKEVNAEKKLTEPPSRFTEADLLSRMEKYSLGTPATRADIIERLLGSEVLDRKNNKLHPTPKGKQLIDLVNDELKSPELTAKWEQDLEAIARGKGNPKEFLENIRKQTKQLVMEIKTSSQEYRAHNLTGSKCPECGKLLKEVKGRDGKVLVCSDRECSYRRRKDPKLSNRRCPQCHKKMELHNGKAGTYFQCKPCNVVEKADDKKKKVTKREERQLLKKYSANNKEDEGFGNSLADALKAAMKDKK encoded by the coding sequence ATGAAACAATTAATCCTTGCTGAAAAGCCTAGTGTGGCACGCGATCTTGCCCGTGTTCTTGGCTGCAAGCAACAGAATAAAAGCTATATTGAAGGACCTAAGCACATTGTAACGTGGGCACTTGGACACTTAGTTGAACTAAAAATGCCTGAGGACTATGACAAGCAATACAAACAATGGCGCTTAGAAGATCTCCCTATTATTCCAAAACATATGGGGTTAAAAGTGATTCGCCAAGTCAGTCATCAATTCCGTGCAATTGAACAGCTTGCTAAACGCAAAGATATAAGTGAACTTGTTATTGCCACTGACGCTGGTCGTGAAGGTGAACTCGTTGCGCGCTGGATCATGGAAAAAGTGAGATGGCAAAAGCCTGTAAAGCGTTTATGGATTTCATCTCAAACAGATAAAGCGATTCGTGATGGGTTTAACCAGCTTAAACCCGCTAAACAATATGACAACCTTTATCAATCTGCCGTTTGCCGTTCTGAGGCTGACTGGTTGATCGGACTGAACGTTACAAGAGCGTTAACGACGAAGTACAATGATCCGCTTTCTGCTGGCCGTGTACAGACTCCTACACTTGCTATGATCTTAGAGCGTGAGCAAGAGATCAACTCGTTTCAGCCAAAAGACTTTTGGACGATTGATGCAACGATCGGTATGTTAAAAGCGTCTTGGGAACATAACGGTGAGAAGCGTCTTTTTGATGAGAAAAAAGCGACAGATATCGTAAGTAAAGTAAAGGGACAGCAAGCAACTGTTTCTTCCCTTCAAAAGAAAGAAAAAACAGAGGCGCATCCGATGCCTTACGATCTTACTGAACTTCAGCGTGATGCGAACCGCCGTTTCGGGTTCTCTGCTAAAAAAACATCATCTGTTCTTCAAAAGCTTTATGAGCAATATAAGCTTGTTACGTATCCAAGAACAGATTCCCGCTACTTAACAAAAGATATGGAAAATACGATGTATGACCGCCTTCAAGGAATGTCATCTGGATACCGTGAAGAAGTGCAGCCCTTGTTAAAACAAAAAGGAAATGTGGTCGCAAAGAAAGTATTTAACGATTCAAAAGTAACGGACCACCATGCAATCATTCCGACTGATGAACCGTTGCACTTAGGTGATCTTGATAACGATGAGCGTAAACTTTATGATTTAATCGCACGCCGATTCCTTGCTCTATTTTACCCTGCGTATCGATCGGAAACGTTGACCGCTACATTAAACGTTGCGGGTGAAACATTTATGGCCCGTGAAACGCTAGTGCTTGATCCAGGATTTAAAGTGCTGTCTGGTAAAGAAGAAGAAAGCCCGCGTGCACTAGCTCATTTAAAAGAAGGGCAATCCCTTTCTGTTAAAGAAGTAAATGCGGAGAAAAAGCTCACTGAGCCGCCTTCCCGTTTTACTGAAGCTGACCTTTTATCTCGTATGGAAAAATACAGTCTAGGTACACCTGCAACACGGGCTGATATCATTGAAAGACTTCTAGGATCTGAAGTGCTTGATCGTAAAAACAATAAGCTGCATCCTACTCCAAAAGGAAAACAGTTGATCGATCTTGTGAATGATGAGCTGAAGTCACCTGAACTCACGGCTAAATGGGAGCAAGACCTTGAAGCCATCGCACGTGGAAAAGGAAATCCAAAAGAATTTCTAGAGAACATCCGTAAACAAACAAAACAGCTTGTAATGGAAATCAAGACGAGTTCGCAGGAATATAGAGCACACAATCTAACGGGTTCCAAGTGTCCAGAGTGCGGAAAACTTTTAAAAGAAGTAAAAGGCCGTGACGGCAAAGTGCTTGTCTGCTCGGATCGCGAGTGTTCGTACCGTCGACGTAAAGACCCTAAGCTATCAAACCGACGCTGTCCTCAGTGTCATAAGAAGATGGAGCTTCACAACGGAAAAGCTGGCACTTATTTTCAGTGTAAACCGTGTAATGTAGTGGAAAAAGCAGACGATAAGAAAAAGAAGGTAACAAAGCGAGAAGAACGCCAGCTGCTCAAAAAATACAGCGCAAACAACAAAGAGGACGAAGGCTTTGGAAACAGTTTGGCTGATGCATTAAAAGCAGCGATGAAAGATAAAAAATAG
- a CDS encoding alpha/beta hydrolase — protein MTHSSAPLRKTIQAHPVYKNRQKMHQPKSHRIPSLEISSQNAEHTVNKVIMIHRPGIGNSEIGSEERHTYQLTNELNELLRKLNIEEKVILVGHSYGANFMPAIKRNPHTR, from the coding sequence ATGACTCATTCGTCTGCCCCTCTAAGAAAGACAATTCAAGCTCATCCAGTTTATAAGAATCGACAGAAGATGCATCAACCAAAATCACACCGTATACCTTCTCTGGAAATCTCTTCACAAAATGCTGAACACACAGTAAATAAAGTAATTATGATTCATCGTCCTGGTATCGGTAATAGTGAGATTGGGTCTGAAGAACGACATACATATCAACTTACAAATGAACTAAACGAACTGTTACGCAAACTAAACATTGAGGAAAAAGTTATCTTAGTTGGTCACTCATACGGTGCAAATTTCATGCCAGCTATCAAAAGAAACCCCCATACCAGGTAA
- a CDS encoding MFS transporter translates to MWRNRNFLILMFGLAVSSTGLWVGIIGNLEFLQMNVESSFLQALIILAGFLVGIFLAPMAGRIIDRSNKKKILIYAGFARCAAIFFMYLAIAYNNVWWMVVYTLVIGISGTFSQPAMQTMLPLIVKKEELLDANGVNMNIFTASRIVGTALGGVMLVGMSLFSLYTVTLISYVILLISTFFLDVEEQPKKVDSSGKKDNFFRTLKELYPIIKNERKVVYGIFLLIPAYLFLSGFNLMVIEISELQDNAGIKGILYTTEGVCVFIGTYLSKKFFRDNPKLSYMFAITFIIAAAHTSLFLAEHPIMSVLSFGLFGLAAGTLFPVVTTIFQTDVPSDYHGRFFSIKGMVDNIIFQVLMLLTGLFLDTIGFHKMVIGFGITSFLIAFVIYYQYKTKSGPNKNDRMAAVK, encoded by the coding sequence ATGTGGAGAAACCGGAATTTTTTGATTTTGATGTTTGGGCTTGCTGTATCCAGCACAGGCCTATGGGTAGGGATTATTGGGAATCTTGAATTTTTGCAGATGAATGTTGAGTCATCTTTCTTGCAGGCACTAATTATTTTGGCGGGCTTTCTAGTAGGAATCTTTCTTGCACCGATGGCTGGGCGAATCATTGATCGCAGCAATAAGAAGAAGATATTAATCTATGCCGGCTTTGCTCGATGTGCGGCTATCTTTTTTATGTATTTGGCGATTGCTTATAACAATGTTTGGTGGATGGTGGTTTATACACTTGTTATCGGTATTTCTGGTACGTTCTCTCAGCCTGCCATGCAAACGATGCTGCCGTTGATCGTTAAAAAAGAAGAACTTTTAGATGCCAATGGTGTGAACATGAATATCTTTACTGCATCTCGAATCGTAGGGACTGCACTTGGCGGAGTGATGCTGGTCGGCATGTCGCTATTTTCTTTGTACACGGTTACTCTCATTTCATATGTCATCCTTCTAATTTCTACTTTCTTTTTAGATGTGGAGGAACAGCCAAAGAAAGTAGATTCATCAGGCAAAAAGGACAACTTCTTTAGAACGCTTAAAGAACTGTATCCCATCATTAAGAACGAACGAAAAGTTGTGTATGGTATCTTTTTATTGATTCCGGCTTATCTGTTTTTATCTGGATTTAATTTGATGGTGATTGAAATTAGTGAGTTGCAGGACAATGCGGGTATAAAAGGTATTCTTTATACGACTGAAGGTGTTTGTGTATTCATTGGAACGTACTTATCGAAGAAATTTTTTAGAGATAATCCAAAGTTATCTTATATGTTTGCCATTACATTTATTATCGCGGCCGCACATACATCTTTGTTTTTAGCAGAACATCCAATCATGTCGGTTCTTTCTTTCGGATTATTTGGTCTTGCTGCCGGAACGCTGTTTCCTGTCGTAACTACCATTTTCCAAACGGATGTCCCGTCAGACTATCACGGCAGGTTTTTCTCAATTAAAGGGATGGTTGATAATATTATCTTCCAGGTTTTGATGCTTCTTACAGGATTGTTCCTAGATACGATTGGATTTCATAAGATGGTCATAGGGTTTGGTATTACATCGTTCTTGATTGCATTTGTCATCTATTATCAATATAAGACTAAGAGTGGACCAAATAAGAATGATAGAATGGCAGCGGTTAAATAA
- a CDS encoding bifunctional transcriptional activator/DNA repair enzyme AdaA, producing the protein MWDKIMECNRSYDGLFYTAVKTTKIYCRPSCRSRKPKKQNVAFYDSIAQCEKAGYRACKRCQPEIEHCPQINLIRKATSYLVNNHQKRILLQDVAEHSGVSPFYLERLFKEEMNVTPREYVENIRIDKAAYLLRNTSKTSLEICYESGFRSPSNFYKTFRTYKDCSPSDYRKSKEAKGNES; encoded by the coding sequence ATGTGGGATAAGATCATGGAGTGTAACAGGTCGTATGATGGCCTATTTTATACAGCTGTAAAAACAACAAAGATTTATTGCCGTCCATCCTGTCGATCGCGAAAACCAAAAAAGCAAAACGTAGCGTTTTATGATTCGATCGCGCAATGTGAGAAGGCTGGCTATCGAGCGTGTAAAAGATGTCAGCCGGAGATCGAACATTGTCCACAAATTAATCTGATAAGAAAAGCAACAAGTTATTTAGTGAACAACCATCAAAAAAGAATTCTTCTACAAGATGTAGCCGAGCATTCAGGAGTCAGTCCATTTTATCTTGAACGATTGTTTAAAGAAGAGATGAATGTTACGCCTCGAGAATATGTGGAGAATATTCGTATCGATAAAGCCGCTTATTTGTTAAGAAATACTTCAAAAACAAGTCTTGAGATATGCTATGAATCAGGATTTCGGAGTCCTTCTAACTTTTATAAAACGTTTCGTACGTACAAAGATTGCTCACCAAGTGACTATCGAAAGTCGAAAGAAGCCAAAGGAAACGAATCATGA
- a CDS encoding DNA-3-methyladenine glycosylase family protein, whose protein sequence is MRWTEFDGTLRIELPLEFSYSECLVFLERSRLEVLHHIHEKNIYKVVEVNSELILIKISYKDHKLVIEFPDREPSNKETIVKFIENWFDLNQDLSLFYAAVSEDRLLQPLVEKYFGLRMIGIPDLFEALTWAIIGQQINLTFAYTLKQRLVERFGKKLVLHDNEYWVYPSPEIIADLQIDDLRELQFTTRKAEYVIGVAREIVEGRLSKDILRSSEDSARQLISIRGIGPWTADYVLMKCLLKTDAFPVADVGLQNAVMKQLKWKQKPTEKELKILAKNWSGWEAYATFYLWRSLYE, encoded by the coding sequence ATGAGATGGACTGAATTTGATGGGACATTAAGAATAGAGTTGCCGCTGGAATTTTCCTATAGCGAATGTCTTGTTTTTCTTGAGAGATCACGATTAGAAGTTCTTCATCACATACATGAGAAAAACATTTATAAAGTAGTCGAGGTGAATTCTGAATTAATATTGATCAAGATTAGTTACAAAGATCACAAGCTCGTCATTGAATTTCCAGATAGAGAGCCTTCCAATAAGGAAACAATCGTTAAATTTATTGAAAATTGGTTTGATCTAAATCAAGATCTTTCCTTATTTTATGCTGCCGTTTCAGAAGATCGCTTATTACAGCCGCTTGTAGAAAAATATTTTGGTTTGCGAATGATCGGTATTCCTGACCTTTTTGAAGCATTGACTTGGGCGATCATAGGCCAGCAGATCAATTTGACATTTGCCTATACTTTGAAGCAGAGGTTGGTTGAGAGGTTTGGGAAGAAGCTGGTGCTTCATGACAATGAATACTGGGTATATCCCTCTCCTGAAATTATCGCAGATCTTCAGATTGACGATTTAAGAGAACTCCAATTTACAACGCGTAAAGCTGAATATGTGATTGGTGTGGCCAGAGAAATAGTTGAAGGTCGTCTGTCAAAAGATATATTGAGATCATCTGAAGATTCTGCTCGACAACTTATCTCAATCAGAGGAATTGGACCTTGGACAGCAGATTATGTGTTGATGAAATGTCTACTAAAGACCGATGCTTTTCCAGTTGCTGACGTAGGGCTACAGAATGCTGTAATGAAACAGTTGAAATGGAAGCAAAAGCCAACGGAAAAAGAATTAAAGATACTAGCAAAAAACTGGAGTGGATGGGAAGCATATGCCACTTTTTATTTGTGGAGGTCATTATATGAGTAA
- a CDS encoding methylated-DNA--[protein]-cysteine S-methyltransferase, whose protein sequence is MSKYYKVELDSPIGVIEILGNEDVVQSILFVDREDAFENQDDVPSVLLDCRNQLLEYFQGKRQTFTFHFEYCGTPFQQSVWNSLVCIPYAETASYRDIAITLQKEKAVRAVGNANGKNKLSIVVPCHRIIGSSGGLTGYAGGLWRKEWLLNHEKKFKETK, encoded by the coding sequence ATGAGTAAGTATTATAAAGTAGAGCTAGATTCTCCTATTGGTGTAATCGAGATTTTAGGAAACGAAGATGTTGTTCAATCCATTCTGTTCGTAGATAGAGAGGATGCATTTGAGAATCAAGATGATGTCCCTTCTGTTCTATTAGACTGTCGTAATCAACTTTTAGAATACTTCCAAGGTAAACGACAAACCTTTACGTTTCATTTTGAATATTGTGGCACGCCTTTTCAGCAATCAGTATGGAATTCGCTGGTTTGTATTCCATATGCAGAAACCGCCTCTTATAGAGATATTGCCATCACGCTGCAAAAAGAAAAAGCGGTCCGAGCAGTAGGAAATGCCAATGGAAAGAACAAGCTAAGTATTGTTGTGCCATGTCATCGAATTATAGGTTCAAGCGGCGGACTAACAGGATATGCGGGTGGTTTATGGCGAAAAGAATGGCTATTGAATCATGAGAAAAAGTTTAAGGAAACGAAATGA